A window from Enterocloster bolteae encodes these proteins:
- a CDS encoding DUF2007 domain-containing protein produces MERKVIKIFGAQDNIQAEMILETLGNNQIPAYKKGVGSSDIMNIYGGNSLYGEDIYVAEEDAQKAMEVLEGMGLTEER; encoded by the coding sequence ATGGAACGTAAAGTGATAAAGATTTTTGGGGCCCAGGACAATATACAGGCAGAGATGATTCTGGAGACATTGGGCAACAATCAGATACCGGCTTACAAGAAGGGTGTGGGTTCCAGCGATATCATGAATATATATGGAGGCAATTCCCTGTACGGAGAGGATATATATGTTGCGGAAGAGGATGCGCAGAAGGCAATGGAAGTATTGGAGGGGATGGGGCTGACGGAGGAACGCTGA